The Deltaproteobacteria bacterium genomic interval ACCTCCATCAAAAGGTTAGGGTTATTAATCAAGGCCATGCGGCCATGACATAAAAAAACCAACCGCAAAACCATTTCCCATGCCTTGAACCCGTTTTACATCTCCAAGGCAGCCGACTATGTCCCGTTAACGGTAATTTTAAAAAACGAGCCCTGGAAACCGCCCTCTCCAACGCCCACCCTATCCTCAAAAACTGGATAGTTAAGTTGAAGCCAAATTGTAACCACGCTAACAAAAAACACCCTGAAAAGCCATGAAAAAAATCGTAGCTCCCACTTTCTTTAGGGATGTCAAAACAGCTTTGAATCAGGGCTTCCAGGGTTCATTTTGGGCCGCATGTCTCGCGGCGGTCCACCCACCGATATAGCATTCAGCCAGATTTCCACCGGCCAGGTAAAGGAATCCAAATATACCGCCCAATTCACCGGCTTCATAGAGGCCCGGTATCGGTTCGCCGAAAGCATCCAGAACCTGCCAGTGCTCATTATGCACCGGACCGCCATGGGTATTTGAGACGACCGGCCAGACTTGCGCATAGTAGTAGGGCGGGATTTGGATGGGGACCATGGTTTCTGAAGGCCTGCCAAAGTCATTATCAGAACCCTGCTGGCAAAAGCCATTCCATTGCTCGATCGTTTCTCTCAGAATCCGTGGCTCCACCTTCATGTCCAGCGCCATTTCTTTCATGGACTCAGCTTTCTTCAAAATACCGAGATCAACCTCAGCCAGATTATCCTCGCTCCATTCAAAGAAGACTTCCGAATCGTTAAAAGTGGGCATGACCACGGGATAGAGCTTTCGGCCTTCCTCATCAAAGATAATAAAAGAAGGAATGCGCGGATAAGACTGGATTTCGGTATCATAGTACTGCATGGGACGATGGCCGACATCATGCGCATAAGGCGGATACTCGTTCATGTACCTCCGGCCGTGCCGATCAATGACTATCCAGGCCATTTCTGACCTGGAAGGGATTGGATGCCCCGGCACCCAGTCAGGCAGACGCCTTAACCGGAGGCCGAATGGGTAATGAGGATCGGTGTGACGAAGACCGTAGGACCCATGGAAATTCCCCATGTGCCAGAGTGAGGCGCCGACCTCCTGGGCCATTCGAATGCCGTCTCCGGTATTTCCGCGATAGGCGGCCGAAACGATCACTGATCCCTGGAAAAACTGGCGCTTGAGTTCCTCGTCGGCCTCAAAGCCGCCGCAGGTTAAGATAACGCCTCGTCTGGCCTTAATATACAGAAGACGGTCATTCTTCTGAGCAAGCACACCGACCACTCTTTTGTCTGGAGTACGGAGGAGCCGCTTTACAGGGGCGCCAAGTAAGATCTTAATTCCCCGCCGGTCTACATTGTCTTCCACCACTTTGAAGTTGCGCGCCCCGCCGCGCAAGCCTCGCACGTGAGGATAGTAGGTCAAGGGATCAAACCCGGGAATGCGGCCGTAAATGCAAAAGCCAAGGTCTTCATACCCTGGAAAGGGATAGTTGCCTTTGCTGGGAATAGCTTTGATCTCTGCCTCATTGATTTTAGCCAGTTCCTCCATATAGGCCGGTAACTCGGTCATGCCTTGAGCCATGGCCCGCAGCACGGCGTCGGGAGTCATTCCGCCGCAGGTCTCCTTTAGGTAGGAAAAGGCGCTCTCGGCATCAAAAGCCGTCCGGAGTCCTCCGCCGGAGCAGATGGAGATTCCTCCCGGCTTGGACATCTTTTCCAATAACAGAACATCAGCGCCATGATCTTTGGCCTCAATCGAGGCAATGCCGCCGGCATACCCATAACCGACCACCACGATATCTGTCTCAAAATCCCATGAAGAAGGGAGACCTTTTGCCCAAATCATGTTATAACCTGCTTGATCTCAATGAATCTGTTGCCTTACCCTGAAGCTGTAAGCCGATGATGCAGTCACGGCTGTCACGGCCACGTAAGAATCAGATTATGGTTGTGTCTTAAATACCAAAGCGATCATCAAATATTTCAACTTGTTTTATCCTCACCTTGTTTACCCTGGGATTTCCATTTATAATATCAATAATTGGTCTGGCGACAAGGATAAAGTTTTTTACCACATAAACAATTTCAAGAGGAAAGATTATGACCGGGAAAAAACGTTTGAACTCTCTGGAGGCCGCCTTGAATAATGAAATGAAGGAGCGTGAGTTTTATCTCAAGAATGCCGAAAGGACCGGGAATCCGGTGGGCAAGGCCATGTTTCAGCAGATCGCTCACGAAGAGCTGGAACACTACGAGAGGCTCAAGGAACTCCATGAAACATGGGCCGGGGCCGGGAAATGGCCTGAAACGGTGCCGCTGGTGGTTAATGACACCGCTGTCAAGGACCTTTTAAAGAACGTGATTAAGGAGGCCGAAAAAATATCCGAAGGCGATGAAGATGACCTGGAGGCGATCCGGGTAGCCATTGATTTCGAGTCAAAGGGTGTTGCCTTTTATGAAAAATTAAGGGACGAGGTCGCTGACAAGAAAGAAAAGGCCTTCTTCGATCTTCTTTCCAGGATCGAACGTGAGCATTACCTTTCTCTCAAGGAGGCGGAAGAATTCCTGGTTGACCCTGAATCATGGTACACCAGAGCGGAGCATCCCAGTCTGGACGGCGCCTAGTATCATTTTCGTATGATCCTTTCACGCATTTCGCGGTTTAAAACCAAGATGAAAGACAAGGGGGGTGTAGGAGGCCGTGATAAACCTCGTGGCCTTCCTGCTTTTTTCTCAAAAGTTATCTTTCGGTAGTGGGTCAGTTTGAATTAATCGGGACGTATATTTATTTATTAAGTGAAATAATTGTCGTCGATATAATGAAAGACATCACAAGTTCGTAATAGGTGGTCAGACTTTTTTCCTTTAAATGCATAATTTTCAACAATTTTTCCTATTTCCTGTACCCTGTTAATAACCTCAGAAAAATCTCCGTCACCACTAATCAAGGCCGCTACGTCATATGTGTCATTTTGAGCCAATAACAACATGTCTAGTGCTAAAAAAATATCAGCACCTTTTTCTCTCTGATTTCCCTTTGGTCCAGCCAAGCGTCCCAATCTGAGTTTAAAATAAGGTTTTCTTTCAAGGCGATCAAGGAAAGAAAGTTGTTGATTATAGCTCTTTATGCTTGAATCGGTTGGCCTCACGGTGTAATAATAAATTCTCATTAATTCTCTATTAGCTACTATTTTCTCTATGAATTTATCTATATCGACTTTATAAAAATCCTGTTTAAGACCACCTGTAACACCATGGAAGAAATTGCTACCGTCAATAAAAATCATAACTCTTTGCATTGTGACCCCCCCTTTAAAAAAATAGGGAACCTGCGTGGGTTCCCTATGCGTCTTTCAGTCCTACATACTTACATGAGTATGTAGGGCCTCTTTAATGCTGACTACTATCATGAGTAACCAGGGTGGCTTCATTAATAATTATCGGCATTATTTTAAAAAAGTCAAGTTTTTTTATTTTTATTTTTTTCAATAATTTAAGATCGCTCCCGTGAAGCCGGATATCCCCGATTTGCACTAAAGAAACAATCCTTCAAATTGACTTCTTTGTAATTTTAGGCTGCTAAAATTACGAGAAACCCCGGAAATTGATCCCGTACCGAAAAGTGCCCCCCATCGAGATTCGAACTCGGACCACCAATTTAGCAGATTGGAACTCTATCCAGTTGAGTTACGGGGGCACAAAAAAGGCGGGGGAGGTATCTTGCCCTTATAAAACACCTTCTCCCCCGCCTCAATCGGTGGTTCAGTTCGAAAAACTCAAACCAAGTACCAATCTGCTAACAGAAATGATACTCGCAATAATTAAAATGTCATTGACAGGATTCATTAACAAGAGAAGTGATTTCTTCTAATGTCCAAACATGATCAGACACTTTGGCTTCCATGGCTGGCGTGACTCTGAGTGTCCGATGAATCCTGCTAAAATTATAATACATAAAGTGAAGGCTCACAGCATGGGCCAGATTTTCGACCTTTTTTGAAAAAGCATTTGTTAGGCGCGTGAAGCGTCTCATGCTCATGCGGTTGTAAGGTTTTGTCTCTCCACATAGCTTGTTGAGATATGTTTCGCTTCGGGGTTGCCCTCAATGGCTTTACTGTCAGCCCCTATACATTGTGAGGGGCTATATCTTTTTTGACCTTCACTGTCGTTTCCATATATCTTAATTAGCATCGAATAATCTATGTCCGCCCCAAAAGCTTCTTCAATAGCCTCTAAATAGGGCTTGTGTCTGTCTGTGGTCAATTGAACCCTATAGGCAAGACGCGAAGCCAAGTCTTTAATGAATATGCTGGCTGTTGCAAAATCCCGCCCACCAACAAGCCAAGAGGGGACAAGTTTTGTGCCAGCACAAATAGCTGTCCAGGTCCATATGTCACCATATCCAAATTGACCCTGCTTCTCTTGAGGAACATTTTTTGCCTTGGAATAACAGAAAGACCAGATTTCATTGCATTGGATACGCTTGCACGACAAGTTGTATCATTTTCGTATGATCCTTTCACGCATTTCGTGGCTTAAAACCAAGATGAAAGACAAGGGGGGTATAGGAGGTCGTGATAAACCTCGTGGCCTTCCTGCTTTTTTCTCAAAAGTTATCTTCCCAAATGTTGGCATTTTTCTTTAGATTGTGAAATAATGGCCTCGCTTCTTTTCAGATAGGGAATCCAAGGAGGTAAAGGGATGACAAAAGATTCAGTGATTACAGAAGAGATGAGGCAGATGATAGGCGTTGAATCGGAGCCTTCCGTGTTTGAGATTGAGAAGGAGCCGATTAGAAGATGGGCCGAGGCAATCGGTGACCCCAATCCACTTTACCACGATGAGGAATACGCTAAAAAATGCGGATACGACAGCATCATCGCGCCGCCCGGTTTTGTGGCCCAATACGCCTATCCCGTCAAGAAGGGTGGATCCTCTCCGCAGATCAAAAACCCCTTTACCAGGCACCTCAATGGCGGAAACGAGTATGAGTTCTTCAAGCCGGTACAGGCAGGCGACGTCTTGACAGCGACCAGCAAACTATCCAACCTCTTCGAACGTGAAGGCAGGCTCGGAAAGATGCTGTTTCAGATCGCTGAAACCACCTTCAAGAACCAGAAGGGGGAGGTGGTAGCCAAGGCCCGTTACACCGGCATCAGCTATTAAAAGCCCGCAAGGCAGAAAGGAGAATGAAGATGGCCGAACAAATCTTCTGGGAAGATGTCGAAACAAACGCTGAGATCCCTTCGCTGATTAAGAAACCAACTCCCCAACAGCTCGTGCAATGGGCCGGAGCTTCCGGAGACTTCTACCAGATTCATTATGATAAGGATTTTGCGCTCGATAATAACTTGCCAGGTATCATCGTCCATGGCGCTTTCAAAAGCGCCTGGCTCGGACAGCTGCTGGGCGACTGGGTAGGATTAAAGGGAAAAATAAAAATCTTCAGCTGCGGTTACCGGGGAATGGACGTTCCCGGGGATACTCTCACCTGCAAAGGTACGATCACGAATAAATATATTGAAGGCGGCGAGCATCTCGTGGAGCTTGATATCTGGCTCGAAAACGGGAAAGGTGAAAAGACAACCCCGGGCAAAGCAATTGTGGCGCTCCCCTCTAGAAATTAGATGAAATAACCTGGCGCCGGCTGATCAGGTTTCGCACTTTTACGCCGGAAAGGATAACGATCTGTTTTAATGCAGACATCCTTTCTTGATCCCCTCGGAACCCCGATCGTTTTATTGGAAGAGGCAGATGCGTTGAACTTGATTTCTTACGCTGCCAGCGCGTTCAATGAAGTTGAGAGTACCGATACAAACCATACATAGCCCGTGAAGCTTCCTCTGGAAACTCATAAAAGGGAATCCCTCGCTCCTTCATCAGCTCAAAGGCGATTCCATTCATATTTCCGCGCATGGCCGTGGCGATGAGAGGCTTGCCATATTTTTTAGGTATTTCTGACAGAATCTCTGCCGCTGTAAGCACTTCCCGAATATAGGCCGGATTCGTGGACCGAATTGACACCGGGGCCATGGTGATGATGGCGTTGATGCGTGGATTCTGAGCCAGCAATTCAACGATATTGGCGACGTCATGGGACGGGGATCAGCCGCCAGGTCAATGGGATTCGTGGGAGGAGGAGCGTGTGGCAGAAGATATTTTTCAAGTGTTTGAACGGTCTCCTTGTCGAGTTCCGGAACCTCGAGGCCGAGTGCGCCGCAGGCGTCGGTGGTAACGACACAATGTCCACCGCCCGAGGAGACCACGGCCACCCGATTCCCTTTTGGGAGGGGTTGCTTTGACAACGCCTCGGCTAAATCAAAGGCATGACTCACATCATAGGTCCTGATAATGCCTGTCTGGCGGCAGATTGCCTCAAAGACTTCGTCCGACCCGGCGATAGAGGCCGTATGACTCATGGTGGCCCTTGATCCGTGCCTGGTACGTCCCGCCTTGAAGACGATGATGGGCTTTTTTCTGATGACCTCCCTGGCCTTTTTGAAAAAACGGGCGCCGTCTCTGAGGCCCTCGATGTAGAGCACGATCACGTTCGTGCCTTCATCTTCACCCAGATATTCCACATAATCTGCCATGGAGAGGTCGGCCTGATTGCCCACGCTCAAAAATGTGTTAAAGCCATATCCTTTATTAATGGCCGTTTCCAGAAGGTAGGCGCCCATGGTGCCGCTTTGTGAAACAAAGAAGATACCACCTGGTTTCGGAGTGAACCAGAAGGCGGTATTCAATCGCACCGCTGAACTCCAGATCCCCATGCCATTGGGCCCCATAACCCTGACGCCTCCTTCCGCGGCGATTTGAACAACCTCGTCCTGAAGAGCTTTCCCCTGCGGACCGGTCTCGGCAAACCCGGCAGAGATAAGAACCACGGCCCCGATACCCTTGCTCACACATTCCCTCATCGCATTCGGAACCATGGACGCTGGAATAGTGATGATGGCGAGATCAATAGGCTCTGGCACTTCCAGGACGCTGGGAAAAGCCTTGAGTCCGAAAATCTCCTTCTCTTTAGGATTGATCGGGTAGATTCGACCCCGGTAACCGCTCGCTATGGGCCTCGTAATCATCCAGTTTCCCCATTTAGCAGGAGAATTTGAGGCGCCGATCACCGCGATTGACTCGGGTTCAAAAAGGGCCTTAAGCCCCTCCATGACTCGCTTGGACATGGCTTTCTCCTTTAAAATAATCTTTAGATGAAAAACCCGGATACAAGTATATCCAGTTTATCAAATTAAATTTTGGAAATACATCTTTTTCCTTTCCCGCCAGCGCTTTGACCTAGGAAATCCATATGAATTCAATCAGATGTGAGTTAAGCTTGGGCAAACAGGTTTGAATTCCTGACCACGCTTCCCAGGCCCAAGGGCCTATGCCCGCCTGCCATGTTGTGTTTCAATATCTACACGAAATCTGGTCCAAAATTAGCTTGACAATAGCCTGAGATTAATCATATTGATCTTTCACTGCTACCTGGTTTGCAACTCAAGGCTAAAGAGATCCGGTCCCAGGGGCGAGAAAAGGAAAAAAGTTAAAACATCGTTCAGGGTGAGGTCAATGTCGGTCGGCAGAGAAGATGAGTATATCCAGGATTTGATCCGCTTCCTTGAAAAAGGACGGGAGGAAGAGTTCGCCCGGTTGATCAAAGGGCTGCATCCGGCCGACGTGGCTGAACTTATGGAATTTCTTGAAGGCCATGACAAGGTTCGCTTCTATTTCCTTCTTGATCCAAAACTAGCCGCTGAGGTTCTTCTTTCGCTTCCTGAGCACTCCCGGGAACATCTCCTCTCCATCCTGCCTGTTAAGCTCCTGTCCCGGGCCGTGGACGAGATGGATTCGGATGATGGCACAGACATCGTGGCTTCTCTCAGCGATGAAGACGCCTCTTCGATCCTGGCCACTATTGACGTGGAAGACTCCGATGAAATCAGCCGCCTGCTTAAATATAGGGAGGACACGGCCGGCGGGCTGATGCAGCTTGAGCTGGTTGTGGCCGGGGAAAACGAGACCGTGGCCGAGGCGATCGAGCATATCCGGGCCAAACAGCATGAGGTCCAGGACCTCAATTACGTCTTTGTGGTGGATGAAAATCACAAACTGCTGGGACAGGTGGATCTGCAGACCCTGGTTTTATCCAGCCCTGATACAAGGCTGAGGGAAGTCGTTTCGCCAGTTGAGCTGATCATCAATGTGGATGAGGATCAGGAAGAGGTGGCTCGTAAGTTCATGAAGTATGACACTCGCGCCGCCCCGGTGGTCAGCGACAAAGGTATTCTCCTGGGGCGGATCACCGTGGATGATGTCATTGACGTGGTCCAGGAAGAGGCGTCCGAGGACTTCTACCGCGTGGCCGGTACACACGAGGACGAGGAGCTTTATCAGAGTCATGTTTTCAAGATAGTCAAACTTCGTCTGCCTTGGCTCCTGGTCAACCTTCTCGGCGGATTCCTCAGCGGCAATCTTATTTGGCTCTTTAAGGTCACGTTAAAGGATGTCCTGGTATTGGTTGCCTTTATCCCCATCATCACGGCCCTGGGCGGTTCGGTCGGGATTCAGTCCTCGACCATCGTCATCCGCGGCCTGGCCTTGGGCCGGTTCGGTCGCGGGCAGGTGCTGCGCATCCTGGCCAGGGATCTCCGGGTGGCCCTGGCCCTGGGCCTGGTCTGCGGGAGCGGGGCGGCCCTGGCGGCCGGGCTCTGGCAAAGCACGGCGATTCTCGGTCTTGTGGTGGGCTTATCCATGTTTCTTGCCATAACTCTGGCCGGCACCCTCGGCTCTCTGACTCCGCTGATCTTGAAGCGCCTCAACATTGACCCCGCCCTGGCTTCCGGGCCGTTCACCACCGCCATGAATGATATCACCGGGCTGACCATTTACATGATCATTGCCACAGCCTTTTTGCGCATTTTTGGTTTAAGCGGCATGCGTTGAGCAGGCGGTTTTTAAGTTTGAAAGAATAAGTTTGAAAGAATAAGAGGATCGAAAATGGCTTCTAGTAAATCAAAGATAGAACGATTCATGGCGGAATATGAAAAAAGAGAAGATACACTTCTTGAAGACTATTTTGATTTCCTCCGCATTCCCAGCGTTAGTTCCGAACCCGATC includes:
- a CDS encoding dehydratase yields the protein MAEQIFWEDVETNAEIPSLIKKPTPQQLVQWAGASGDFYQIHYDKDFALDNNLPGIIVHGAFKSAWLGQLLGDWVGLKGKIKIFSCGYRGMDVPGDTLTCKGTITNKYIEGGEHLVELDIWLENGKGEKTTPGKAIVALPSRN
- a CDS encoding FAD-binding protein, which translates into the protein MIWAKGLPSSWDFETDIVVVGYGYAGGIASIEAKDHGADVLLLEKMSKPGGISICSGGGLRTAFDAESAFSYLKETCGGMTPDAVLRAMAQGMTELPAYMEELAKINEAEIKAIPSKGNYPFPGYEDLGFCIYGRIPGFDPLTYYPHVRGLRGGARNFKVVEDNVDRRGIKILLGAPVKRLLRTPDKRVVGVLAQKNDRLLYIKARRGVILTCGGFEADEELKRQFFQGSVIVSAAYRGNTGDGIRMAQEVGASLWHMGNFHGSYGLRHTDPHYPFGLRLRRLPDWVPGHPIPSRSEMAWIVIDRHGRRYMNEYPPYAHDVGHRPMQYYDTEIQSYPRIPSFIIFDEEGRKLYPVVMPTFNDSEVFFEWSEDNLAEVDLGILKKAESMKEMALDMKVEPRILRETIEQWNGFCQQGSDNDFGRPSETMVPIQIPPYYYAQVWPVVSNTHGGPVHNEHWQVLDAFGEPIPGLYEAGELGGIFGFLYLAGGNLAECYIGGWTAARHAAQNEPWKP
- a CDS encoding ferritin family protein; translated protein: MTGKKRLNSLEAALNNEMKEREFYLKNAERTGNPVGKAMFQQIAHEELEHYERLKELHETWAGAGKWPETVPLVVNDTAVKDLLKNVIKEAEKISEGDEDDLEAIRVAIDFESKGVAFYEKLRDEVADKKEKAFFDLLSRIEREHYLSLKEAEEFLVDPESWYTRAEHPSLDGA
- the mgtE gene encoding magnesium transporter — its product is MSVGREDEYIQDLIRFLEKGREEEFARLIKGLHPADVAELMEFLEGHDKVRFYFLLDPKLAAEVLLSLPEHSREHLLSILPVKLLSRAVDEMDSDDGTDIVASLSDEDASSILATIDVEDSDEISRLLKYREDTAGGLMQLELVVAGENETVAEAIEHIRAKQHEVQDLNYVFVVDENHKLLGQVDLQTLVLSSPDTRLREVVSPVELIINVDEDQEEVARKFMKYDTRAAPVVSDKGILLGRITVDDVIDVVQEEASEDFYRVAGTHEDEELYQSHVFKIVKLRLPWLLVNLLGGFLSGNLIWLFKVTLKDVLVLVAFIPIITALGGSVGIQSSTIVIRGLALGRFGRGQVLRILARDLRVALALGLVCGSGAALAAGLWQSTAILGLVVGLSMFLAITLAGTLGSLTPLILKRLNIDPALASGPFTTAMNDITGLTIYMIIATAFLRIFGLSGMR
- a CDS encoding MaoC family dehydratase N-terminal domain-containing protein, giving the protein MTKDSVITEEMRQMIGVESEPSVFEIEKEPIRRWAEAIGDPNPLYHDEEYAKKCGYDSIIAPPGFVAQYAYPVKKGGSSPQIKNPFTRHLNGGNEYEFFKPVQAGDVLTATSKLSNLFEREGRLGKMLFQIAETTFKNQKGEVVAKARYTGISY
- a CDS encoding NYN domain-containing protein — its product is MQRVMIFIDGSNFFHGVTGGLKQDFYKVDIDKFIEKIVANRELMRIYYYTVRPTDSSIKSYNQQLSFLDRLERKPYFKLRLGRLAGPKGNQREKGADIFLALDMLLLAQNDTYDVAALISGDGDFSEVINRVQEIGKIVENYAFKGKKSDHLLRTCDVFHYIDDNYFT
- a CDS encoding CoA-binding protein, producing MSKRVMEGLKALFEPESIAVIGASNSPAKWGNWMITRPIASGYRGRIYPINPKEKEIFGLKAFPSVLEVPEPIDLAIITIPASMVPNAMRECVSKGIGAVVLISAGFAETGPQGKALQDEVVQIAAEGGVRVMGPNGMGIWSSAVRLNTAFWFTPKPGGIFFVSQSGTMGAYLLETAINKGYGFNTFLSVGNQADLSMADYVEYLGEDEGTNVIVLYIEGLRDGARFFKKAREVIRKKPIIVFKAGRTRHGSRATMSHTASIAGSDEVFEAICRQTGIIRTYDVSHAFDLAEALSKQPLPKGNRVAVVSSGGGHCVVTTDACGALGLEVPELDKETVQTLEKYLLPHAPPPTNPIDLAADPRPMTSPISLNCWLRIHASTPSSPWPRCQFGPRIRPIFGKCLQRQRFCQKYLKNMASLSSPRPCAEI